Proteins from one Sarcophilus harrisii chromosome 2, mSarHar1.11, whole genome shotgun sequence genomic window:
- the LOC100930993 gene encoding GSK-3-binding protein FRAT2: MPCRREEDEDYETAASGAEDYEEEGEEEESFLVLQQSVTVGGSGDVDRLVAQIGELLRLDAAHVSRPAPREPLARKQPSPLLPPPEPAPAPLQPSGPLQWPGNGAGAALSWASNVGAIAPLPSRVPSSPCVPGGAPSRSSTSALHICKRGLPQPLAGPCRRTWLRGAAHSRRQRHRHHHHHHHHHRHRHRHRGQPGLRAGGNDSHRLLQQLLLSGDLIKEAVRRLQRAVAAVTGAGSSATPDTSPSFVFAPGGGSDWGGRDSISLQPSTTSLL; encoded by the coding sequence ATGCCGTGCCGGAGGGAGGAGGACGAGGACTACGAGACGGCGGCGTCTGGAGCGGAGGACTacgaggaggagggggaggaagaggagagctTCCTCGTGCTGCAGCAGTCGGTGACTGTCGGGGGCTCGGGGGATGTGGACAGGCTGGTGGCCCAGATCGGGGAGTTGCTGCGACTGGACGCGGCGCACGTGAGTCGGCCCGCCCCCCGGGAGCCCCTGGCGCGCAAGCAGCCGTCGCCGCTGCTGCCGCCTCCGGAACCGGCTCCGGCGCCCCTGCAGCCGTCGGGACCGCTGCAGTGGCCTGGGAACGGGGCCGGCGCTGCCCTGTCCTGGGCGAGCAACGTGGGCGCCATCGCGCCCCTTCCGTCCCGCGTGCCGTCGAGTCCCTGCGTCCCGGGGGGAGCACCGAGCCGGAGCAGCACCTCTGCCCTGCACATCTGCAAGCGGGGCCTCCCGCAGCCGCTGGCGGGCCCGTGCAGGCGCACCTGGCTTCGAGGCGCCGCCCACTCCCGCCGTCAGCGGCACcggcaccaccaccaccaccaccaccaccaccggCACCGGCACCGGCACCGAGGGCAGCCGGGACTCCGGGCAGGAGGGAACGACTCCCACCGGCTTCTGCAGCAACTTCTCCTCTCGGGGGACCTCATCAAGGAAGCCGTGCGGCGACTTCAGAGAGCTGTGGCCGCGGTTACAGGCGCCGGGAGCTCCGCTACCCCCGACACCAGCCCCTCTTTCGTCTTTGCCCCCGGGGGTGGGAGCGACTGGGGCGGGAGGGACTCTATCTCCCTGCAGCCCTCCACGACCAGCCTGCTCTAA